The Arabidopsis thaliana chromosome 5, partial sequence genomic interval ACAAAggtttgaattttaaaatctgtCTAGTGAAGTTCGTAAAAAGCCAAGAAAAAATGTTTCCTCTATGCTTTCATAAGTGACTAAAAAACTACTATCCCTATttcaaatctaaaactaaTTCTCAGCATTATAGAGCAAAAGCACACTATGGAATTTACCAAATGTGGCTATAATTGGCAAATGTGAAGAATGTTTACCCATTTATGAATATTCCAACATCCATTCTTTCTGTCAGTTACAAAAAAGAGTTCCCCTGCACGATAAGTCAGAGAGTCTCAGGTCAATGGAACCTATGAGAAATACTAAAGCTTGACAGGCTTAATtacaatatgaaaaaatataatttattcaCCAATTTTAGAGCTCCAGTAAAACATCTAATGGTTTGGAGAATGATACGTGAAGGTTCATATCAGAGAACTATCATGATGACATCCATTAAAAGACTCTAGTTTCAGCCAAGGAGTTTTTAATAgctaaaaattataaagataagAAGCATATGCAAGGAATTTGTAGATCAACCTTTTTCTCAGTAAAATTCACAGTCCTTGTCACTTggttagaagaagaaagatgaatgCAAAGAGCGGAAACAACAAGAGagcagagagaaaaagaatatcATTTTATGGAGAAGACCCTAGTTTCatccaaaacagaaaaaacttataagaaaAGCTCAACTGCTAAAAGTATGAAACAAATAGAAAGTCAGAAATCCAAGGTCAGTGTCTAAGAACTGCAAATCAATCTTTTCCCAGAGGATTTCACAATCCTTGTAATTTTCtgcatatttttcatttaagaCAAATACCTCTTGATGACCACTTCGGCTCAGTGGGTGATTCGACGTATTTGGGATCACAACCAGCAACACATACGCGCTTATCAATATTTCTGCAGAAGGGTGTAACTTTGATTAATATTTGCAATATGCAAAgcatttgaaaaaaattgcaaatgCTTACCCGCCCTCGGAAATGTACCCAACCCACAGCTCTGCTTTATCCCATGGCATATTAGGGTGACTCCATTCAATCCATGCCAATCGCTCACACTTGGGATCCAACCGTGGAAATGCATAGAAATCATTGCCACTTACGAGTACTTTTGGTTCTGGATCTCAAATATCAGAAAGAACACATATGAGTGTCAATGATCAGCTGTAATAAGTTGGAAACTTAGAAACATGTACTACATGGCACTACTGACATAACTCACATCCCCTATAGACTCTTTCAATGGGAGTAAGAATACTTCTTTCACTAAAGTTTGATAATCTACCTTCAAGTGTCTCTCCACTTAGATTAACCTCCACGATTGTTGTAATTGGGTTTGATCTATCCTGGCGACCATCTATAAACACCAGTCAAACAATAACATGTAAATCTCGataaaaacacaatcaaaCATCAAGAGAGTCACCAATACTAAACACTAGAGACAAACCAACCTTCCCTAACAGTAACATAACGGTTAAAGCGTGAATCAAAGACTCCATCTGCATAAGTAACAGCTGGTGTACCATAATCTGGAGTAATTGGCTTTGGAGATGAATCTACACACATCAaccatcaaaacaaacaacatcaGAACTTGCCAACAAGAAATTTACATAGCTAGAATCAGTGAAGAGGTTATCTATCACCTTTATCAGTAATGTCTTGCTTGTACAATCGCTGATCCTTGTAATTAGAGAACACAAGTGTATCATCTGATGAAATCTGGAAAGCACCACCACCGTATTCTTGTGTTAAAGTTCTCACAGCGAAGTCTTTTGGAGTAATATCAATTGATGTTTCTCCTTGTAGCACCAAAACTCCTCTCCTTCAATCATATCAAGCTCGCAatcaaattagggttttcattttcaaaatcaatcaaaagaagaagaagtaataCCCGGATTCGTTAGGGCGAGACTCGAGCAAGACGAGACGGCCATGAGAATCGACGGCGGTGCCGCCAAGACGCTTTGAAGCTCCGGAAACGATGTCGGCGGTGATTGGAGATTTCCAGGAGCCATAAGGAGCGGTGGTTAGAGGAGTCTGAGCAGCGTcgggggaagaagaagacatggatGCGAAGGAGCGAAGTGGTTTGAGTGAGAAGCGATTGAATCGTCTgatcgaagaagagaaggaacgAGAAAGGAAGAGATTGTGAGCGGAAGAAGAAGGCAAGCGAGTGAGTGAGAATGAGACTAGGTGATTGAGTGAggtcaacaacaacaatgccATTTATTTACTCATCCACTCTTTGCTTGTTTTCGCTATAGGTTTTtgaattatatgtttttttgggtcaTCCAAGTGGCCGCGATCCGAACACTTCACCAGATCATTCAATCGGTAGGAGCAACGGACTGTTTGTACAAAGGGCATGGACGTAGTCAACACGAGCTGATGACTCGCGCTTACTAAGAATTCCTCGTTGGAAACCAACAATTACAATGATCTATCCTCATTACgatgaaatttcaaaagttaCCCGGGTCTGTCGGCCAAAGTGTGAACTCGTTGAATACATTAGTGTAGCGCGCGTGTGACTCAGAACATTTAAGGACATCACAGACCTGTTATTGCCTCAAACTTCCTTGGCCTAAACGGTCATAGTCCCTCTAGAAGCcgtttacttttcttataataCTCGATTGCTTTTCTATAAATCTGCTAGTAACacttattaaaaataattaagatagCCATAATAATCCATCAAGATTTTACATGTAGAGAGAATCATTGATTTGCATTAACATGTCACACATCTTTTATTCGTAGTTTCAACAATTTTAGGAAATAATCTTATGTAGAAATGGACGAGCTTTGCAAATAGCTTTCAAAGGAATCGCTTTGGGTACAGTATTCCCAACTCCTTCCTTCATATCCACTTCCACATTCCCAACTCTCTCCCATTCAAAGCATTGTATCAATGACCCGAGAGCTAGTCCCACGATTCGTTGGGCCAGACCCGATCCAGGACACGCTCTTCTACCTAATCCAAACGCCAGAAGCTTTTgtgcttcctcttctttctcaaaccGCTCTGGTTTAAAGCTATCCGGATCATCCCACGTGTTTGGATCCCTATGTATGGCCCATGCATTCACCAACAACGTTGTACCACGTGGCATATCGTAGGATCCTATCTTGCAATCTTCTGATGCCATGTGTGGGACTAGCAATGGTGTAGCTGGGTGTAGCCTAAGGGTCTCAAGGACAATGTTCTTTAGATATGGTAGCTCGCTAAGATCTGCTTCTTCGATAAGCCGGTCTAAACCAACCCGGTTATCGATTTCGTCTCTCGCTTTAGATATTACGTCAGGATGGTTAAGCAAATTGGAAAGTGCCCATTCTAGAGTGACTGCTGATGTGTTAGTCCCTGCTATTACCATTATCTGCATTAACATAATAACATCAGACAATTTATCTTACTTATAATCAAAGTTAACAAAAGAtctaataattaatagaaaaaataaaggaagaagaaataaaccaGTATGATGCCTTTGATGATTTGATCAGTGTAATACTCAATATCAGATTTTTGGAGGACAAGCAAATGATCGATCATTGTAGTACCGGTTTCTTGTTGCCCACGTTTATCGTCAATGAGACCTTGTAAAAACTTATCTGTCTCCTCTCCTAACTTTTTAACCCTATTTTCATAACTTGAAAACAGTCTGAGGATGGGGACGTAGTCAACGGCGTTGCCTGAACTCGTGTTAGCCCCAACATCTGCTACCAACTTACGGACACGCtttgcttcttcctcatcGGTTGTTTCTTCACCGTAGTATCGTTTTCCGGTCATCATTCTCATTATGTTGTTGAATGTCAAGTCCATAAGCATTGGTTTCAATTCCACAACAGTTTTTTTGGTTCCTGcaattattaaaagaaaaaggaaaatcgAGAACCAAACGAGAACCAAAAATAGAGTAGTCGAGCTTTTCTTCATTActttgtaaaatgtttttagaaaTCTCTATTCTAAAAATATTGACGTAAAACGTTCTAAAAgtaaaagagttttaagaaATCTTCATGGTACGATTGACGCCCACAAAGACTCAGTGGTCAATATAATTAGCACTTaaataacaccaaaaaaaattgaaaagttgACTAGTCTTTATCAACAAACTTCACGACgatgaaaaaaacacatgtgACAAAACTTTTCTCATTAGTCATTACTAtgtaacatattttaaatttttaataaaaactttattttcgTAATACGTACATTTTAGTATTTCGACTTTGCAAAAGAAACTCATTCTATTCATCAATTACGGCCACCACAAGCTATCTCATCCTTATTTTCGTATCATCATTAtttcatataatcatatttcaattttttgtgGTCACTATAACACTAAGATAAGACAAACATAAATGAAAAGTCAACGAATGATGAAAGCACTTGTAGCATATAcattaatacatatataccTGCGAGACGAGAGAGGCGGCTTATAAGGCGACGTACTTCGTCGGTACGGACATAAAGAAAGCAGTTAAGGCGGTGTGTTGAAAAGATCTCGATAGTGCAGAGGCGACGGAGGTTACGCCAGTGATCACCGTAAGGTGCAGCGATCATGTTTGTATTGTTATAACCAAC includes:
- the CYP81D1 gene encoding cytochrome p450 81d1 (cytochrome p450 81d1 (CYP81D1); FUNCTIONS IN: electron carrier activity, monooxygenase activity, iron ion binding, oxygen binding, heme binding; INVOLVED IN: oxidation reduction; LOCATED IN: endomembrane system; EXPRESSED IN: 18 plant structures; EXPRESSED DURING: 8 growth stages; CONTAINS InterPro DOMAIN/s: Cytochrome P450 (InterPro:IPR001128), Cytochrome P450, conserved site (InterPro:IPR017972), Cytochrome P450, E-class, group I (InterPro:IPR002401); BEST Arabidopsis thaliana protein match is: cytochrome P450, family 81, subfamily D, polypeptide 8 (TAIR:AT4G37370.1); Has 36122 Blast hits to 35977 proteins in 1848 species: Archae - 63; Bacteria - 6210; Metazoa - 11473; Fungi - 7363; Plants - 9418; Viruses - 3; Other Eukaryotes - 1592 (source: NCBI BLink).), translating into MEETNIRVVLYSIFSLIFLIISFKFLKPKKQNLPPSPPGWLPIIGHLRLLKPPIHRTLRSFSETLDHNDGGGVMSLRLGSRLVYVVSSHKVAAEECFGKNDVVLANRPQVIIGKHVGYNNTNMIAAPYGDHWRNLRRLCTIEIFSTHRLNCFLYVRTDEVRRLISRLSRLAGTKKTVVELKPMLMDLTFNNIMRMMTGKRYYGEETTDEEEAKRVRKLVADVGANTSSGNAVDYVPILRLFSSYENRVKKLGEETDKFLQGLIDDKRGQQETGTTMIDHLLVLQKSDIEYYTDQIIKGIILIMVIAGTNTSAVTLEWALSNLLNHPDVISKARDEIDNRVGLDRLIEEADLSELPYLKNIVLETLRLHPATPLLVPHMASEDCKIGSYDMPRGTTLLVNAWAIHRDPNTWDDPDSFKPERFEKEEEAQKLLAFGLGRRACPGSGLAQRIVGLALGSLIQCFEWERVGNVEVDMKEGVGNTVPKAIPLKAICKARPFLHKIIS
- the CYP81D1 gene encoding cytochrome p450 81d1 — translated: MKKSSTTLFLVLVWFSIFLFLLIIAGTKKTVVELKPMLMDLTFNNIMRMMTGKRYYGEETTDEEEAKRVRKLVADVGANTSSGNAVDYVPILRLFSSYENRVKKLGEETDKFLQGLIDDKRGQQETGTTMIDHLLVLQKSDIEYYTDQIIKGIILIMVIAGTNTSAVTLEWALSNLLNHPDVISKARDEIDNRVGLDRLIEEADLSELPYLKNIVLETLRLHPATPLLVPHMASEDCKIGSYDMPRGTTLLVNAWAIHRDPNTWDDPDSFKPERFEKEEEAQKLLAFGLGRRACPGSGLAQRIVGLALGSLIQCFEWERVGNVEVDMKEGVGNTVPKAIPLKAICKARPFLHKIIS